Proteins encoded by one window of Candidatus Nitrosocosmicus hydrocola:
- a CDS encoding asparagine synthase C-terminal domain-containing protein: MLISEELTLRLYSTVETFIKNTDQVVIAFSGGVDSSILAKICKDVGKQVYLVTIGFPNSHDLLFSKSISNLLALQSNHMTFEITQNDMLNDIKYVQDNLSCNNLSHVENCIAFYQISRFIRNNRLSDFFLTANGFDELFCGYDRYRSFYQEGEAAINKYMEEKLANEAHMMKEISEVISELGINSYQPFLSESFIKYSKNISLNYKIRSSDDLLRKHILRDIALKIGVPKESALHPKKAIQYGSNIHKFIVKNKDILS, encoded by the coding sequence ATGCTGATATCTGAGGAATTAACCCTCCGTCTATATTCTACCGTTGAGACTTTCATAAAAAATACCGATCAAGTTGTCATTGCATTTTCGGGAGGAGTCGATAGTTCTATATTGGCAAAAATTTGCAAAGATGTAGGTAAACAAGTTTATTTAGTTACTATAGGTTTTCCAAATTCTCATGATCTTCTTTTCTCAAAGTCCATATCTAATCTTCTTGCTTTACAGTCGAATCATATGACTTTTGAAATCACCCAGAATGATATGCTAAACGATATTAAATATGTGCAAGATAATCTGTCTTGCAACAATCTTTCACATGTTGAAAATTGCATTGCCTTTTACCAGATTAGTCGGTTCATTAGAAATAATAGATTAAGTGACTTTTTTCTTACTGCTAATGGATTCGACGAACTATTTTGTGGGTACGATAGATACAGATCTTTTTATCAAGAGGGCGAGGCAGCAATAAACAAATACATGGAAGAAAAATTGGCAAACGAAGCTCATATGATGAAAGAAATCTCTGAAGTAATTAGTGAATTAGGTATTAATTCCTATCAACCTTTCCTATCAGAATCATTTATCAAATATTCTAAAAATATATCTCTAAATTACAAAATAAGGAGTTCAGATGATCTATTACGGAAGCATATCTTAAGAGATATAGCTTTGAAAATAGGTGTTCCTAAAGAATCTGCTTTACACCCTAAAAAGGCTATTCAGTACGGCTCCAATATTCACAAATTTATAGTTAAAAATAAGGACATCTTATCATAG
- a CDS encoding 6-pyruvoyl trahydropterin synthase family protein, whose amino-acid sequence MDKDLKFIGQKKDLIENRTGYSISKLLDFLKIEYEYNNSFNDSDLNMDFKIGDKYIKIIEDDSDMSEFRIIKEKFPLLDLIALGKSSYLGKINEMDSMFMFDKQSEQIGSIFIEDPSLAFDYAHILPLVEKCSIIHGHTSTIMVEIIGEMKNNLVIDFSEAKKIIKEALYQIDHKFFINKKYLKKEEGDHFFIEFDGPKGYFDLKVPKYTTYLLDGEATVENLSTEIIAMLSSKMPSNVQALGVYIYEGVNKGAHILSYI is encoded by the coding sequence TTGGATAAAGATCTAAAGTTTATAGGTCAAAAAAAGGACCTAATTGAAAATAGAACTGGATATTCGATATCAAAACTATTGGATTTTCTTAAAATAGAATATGAATATAACAATAGCTTTAATGATTCTGATTTAAACATGGATTTTAAGATTGGTGATAAATATATCAAAATAATAGAGGACGATTCCGACATGAGTGAATTCAGAATAATTAAGGAAAAGTTTCCACTACTAGACCTGATTGCTTTAGGGAAGTCATCGTATCTGGGAAAAATTAATGAGATGGATAGTATGTTCATGTTTGATAAACAGAGTGAACAAATTGGATCGATTTTTATAGAAGATCCATCCTTGGCCTTTGACTACGCACATATACTTCCATTGGTAGAAAAATGTTCGATAATCCATGGTCATACTTCAACAATTATGGTTGAAATCATAGGAGAAATGAAAAATAATTTAGTAATTGACTTCTCAGAAGCAAAGAAAATCATAAAGGAAGCCTTGTATCAAATAGATCATAAATTCTTCATCAATAAGAAATATCTAAAGAAAGAGGAAGGAGATCACTTTTTTATAGAATTTGATGGGCCCAAGGGTTATTTTGATTTAAAAGTGCCTAAATATACAACATATCTTTTAGATGGAGAGGCTACTGTAGAAAACCTATCTACTGAAATAATTGCCATGCTCTCAAGTAAAATGCCATCCAATGTTCAGGCGTTAGGTGTTTATATATATGAAGGGGTCAATAAAGGGGCGCATATACTTTCATATATCTAA